The genomic stretch TAACAATGCGTTATACCTCAAGCGCCAACACTCCTAAATAAAATTTCTAATTATAGATATATAAGTTATTGGTACATGTGTAATCGCCTATGTTATTAGCTGTAAACACAGGCATAAGCACCCGTCGCAGATCTTTCCAGTTGAGGTGCATTAGTCAGGAACCGCTACAGACAACACAAACATTTAACCTACTGGTTATTTATTAGCTGCTTTGTTTAACATTAAGCACATACATTTAAGTTGGTTTTTCATGCCAATACGTCTCGTGGAATTCTAAATAATTCTTTATTAAATCTCGATCAAACTGTACATTCGTTGGAACAATATTTTTATTAAAAATTTCCAATCTACAGGTGCAGCCTGGTCGAAGCGGAGGTACAATTATATAAGGGCTATTGATATTCCAAATCTTCCCGTCTAAAGACCTGCAGGGACCCCATTCAAGGTCTTTCTTTGAAGCTTTAAATCTTATTAAATTGGCACCTTGCGCACGATAAATCGATAGATATGTACAATTGTTAATATCACGATAAAGAGTTTCTGCAAATACCTTGGCAGTAGTCTTATCAAGATCGATAAATTGGATTATTCGATCTCTTAGTTTTGCTATAGATTCACCCTGATTATAGCTTTCAATAACATTATCGATCAAATATTTTTTCTGCTCGTCTGTAAGCCAAGATATTTTTAATACTGTTGTTACAGTATTTTCTTTCATTAACTGAGTCCATCCTTTTCCAAAGATTTCTTGTTTTCGGGAATTATTAAACCATGCAAGTCGGTATTGATCATAGAGAAGCCCAGATTTTTCTTCAATTTGTATATTAAAACGAAGGTCTTTTACTAGCTCATCGAGCTCATTCTTCTCTAAAGGCGTGATCAATCTATCTGAAATCTGTCGATTTAATGTTAAATCGAGAATAGCTTTTATTTTAACACTTAATATTTTAGTAACAGTGTCTTCTGGAATTTTAAGGTCTTCAATTAATTTATACAGAAATTGGATTTCATCAGGGCTAACTTTTTTATCGACAAGAATTTTATCAATCTCATCTACTAACTTAGCCCTAATAATTTGTGAATGAATGCTATCAACATTATCAATCTTAAATATAGTTTTTAAATGTTCAAGATTGACTAATTCACTATCATCGATTCTATGATCTGATAAAGTATGGGTGAAGTACAATTTATATATAAGTGCCAGTTCATCAGGAAATTTACTAAATACGTTTATGCCATAGCTGTCATTGATTCTTTTAATATCAGTATCATGGACTTCTTTAACATCTTGAGTATTTGATAATAAATTGTTTATTTCTATCAGGCTATTTCTTGCATTTTGTTTACCAAGGAGATTTTGAAAAAAACTTTTGTTTTGCATCTGTTGAGGTTGGAAAGGAGCTACCACTAGGGATCACATCGCTTAACTATTAGTTAAACTCCTAAATGAATTTTATTATTATAAGTTATATAGTCGATGTTTAACCTTCATCTTGCTCATTCACAATATTTAAAATTGCCAGCAATGAGGCTTATTATGTGTTCCATTATGTGTTCCTAAAATCTTACCGTAGGGATTGAAGCCACAGACTTCCGAGGCATTAAGGATGCTGTTGTATTTATACTATATGGGGCAAACCGGTTTTTTTAAATATCAAATATTAGCACAATTTTAATATAATTCAAATTTTACTTAATATTTAATAGCTTGGAACACTAAAACTAGATTTGTATTCGCTGGTGAAACCAATGGATTTGGTATCAGGCATCTTCATAATAATTGCATTTATTGTTGGCTTTTTTATTGCTACTTCATTATTTTGGGCTTTTATTAAGAAAAAAGATCAAGAAATTAAAGCTCTTGCCGGAGAACTAAAAACTGAGTCAGAGCAAAAAGCTGCTGCTATTGAAAAAAGTAACAATGTAACAAGACTAGAAAATGAAGTAAAGGAAAAAATTGATTATATTTCTACTCTGGAAAGAGAAAATTCGTCTCTAAAGACTAAGATAGAAACCGAAGATGAGAAGCTTACTCAGGTCAATAATGCTAAACAACTGCTCATCGAAGCATTCAAAGCACTATCTGCTGACGCGTTAAGAAGTAATAACCAAGAATTTTTAGTTCTAGCTAAATCTACATTAGATGCTTATCAAGTTAGTGCAAAAGGTGATCTTGAACTAAAGCAGAAGGCGATTGATGATCTCGTAAAACCAATAAAAGACTCTTTGGGTAAGATCGATGAAAAAATTAGCCAAGATGTTGAAAATCGAAGAGTGTTAAATGCTAGTTTATCTGAGCAAATTAGATCTCTGGCATCTTCTGAGTCGCAACTATTAACTGAGACAGCAAATCTAGCAAAAGCCTTACGTAAACCTACAGTTAGAGGTCAATGGGGTGAAGTACAGTTAAAACGTACTGTGGAATTGTCGGGAATGGTAAAACATTGTGATTTTAACGAGCAAGTCCCTATTAGAAATGTTGATTGTGATTTAAGGCCGGATTTAATTGTATATCTACCGAATAATAAAAGCATTATCGTTGATTCAAAAACCCCTTTATCTGCATATTTAGAAGCTATTGAAGCTAAAGATGAAGATGAAAAAGTTATGAAATTGGACGAACATGCTAGCCAAGTTAAAACTCATGTTAACCAGCTCAGTAGCAAATCCTATTGGAACCAGTTGGAATGTACCCCAGAGTTTGTTGTGATGTTTCTCCCTGGAGAATCAATTTTTAGTGCTGCACTTGAGAGAGATCCAACACTCATTGAATATGGTGTTAATAATCATGTCATTATCGCTACACCTACTACACTGATTGCTTTACTTAAAGCAGTTGCATATGGCTGGAAGCAAGAGGATATTGCCAAGAATTCAAAAGAAATAAGTGAACTCGGAAAGGACCTCTATAGTAAGCTTAGGATTTTTAGTGATCATCTTATCAAAGTGGGAAAAAACTTGGATAAAGCTGTTGAATCCTATAATGATGCTATTGGTTCTCTTGAAATGCGTTTATTGAGTACTGCAAGGAAGTTTAAAGATTTGGAAGTATCAGTCGAAAAAGAGATCGAAGAAACGAAACAAATTGATCATAGAACACGCGTTATCCAAAGTGAGGAATTAATTGCTGATGGTGGCGACTCTAATTTAAAAAAGGATTTATCTAAAAAGGATTGATAAAACATTTTACGCAATTATATAGTTAACAGTCTTTCACCAAATTATTTAGAATAATCTATAAATAATGGTAAAGATGGCCCGTTCACTCGATCATCGAATTCTCGATGATTTCATTCCATGTTCTATCCTTTAAAAACCTGGCCATGTACAGTGTAAAAGGTATACAGACTGCGAGTGAAAGAATCGCCGATAGCCCCAAAATAACAATTCCGCCATTGTTGTACGTTTGCTGGTCTATGATCACTGGCATTACCTGTGAAATCGTTCCTATCACCAGATCTAAAACAAAAGCGATCACGGCTGCTAAAAGAATAGCTAACGTAAATGTACATACAAGGCCCGCAAAGATAGCGATTACATATCTTTCCAACTGCTTCATATGCTACACCGTATATACTGCAATCATGCTACTGATCAGCTATCGCATGTTATATTGTAAAATACGCGGGAAAGAAAATTAATCTTTGCCGTAAACTTCGGCCCCGGTAATGACATTTTATATTATGGCTACCGATTAATGACAATCCGGACTCATTATTAGCGGAATCCCGTATTAAAATAACTCACAGTCTACCTGATCCAGAGTATAGTATTTCTGGCCGCTCGCGCTGGTACTGACCGCAATATGATAATAGTCCAGCTGCTCTTGCGTCATTGTCGTCGGGTCGGGCGGCAGGCGTATTCGGAGGCCGATTTCATTCCGGCTGCTGTGGAGCAGGCCCCAGGAAAAAATGGTCATATACCTGATCTCTTCCGGTCCGCCGGGGCCGCAAATCGCGTAGGTATCGATGGCGTAAACGGCATCTGATTGGTCGCCGCCGGACAGGTCGGTATACTGCCATTGATTGAGCATGGTGGAAAACCGGTTTTTAGCTTTATCAGTTTGAGTATCCGGGCTGTGCATGACGGGCTTACTGGAAGAGTCCAGGACCATTTCTGGTGTGTATCTCGGCCACGTATTATCGTGCAGGCTGTCGGTTGCTGTTGATAACATGATCGCATAATAATCCTCCTGCCCGTGGAGATTCATCGTCGAGAAAGAACTCACGTCTAAGCTCTCGTCGATTCTGAGTGTAATGGTTTTCAAGCCGTTCGCCGACAGTAATCCGTAGCCTGATCTCGTGGCCCCGAAACCGGCAATTTTTATTGGCATTCTCCACCCGGTTTCAAACGGGCCTTTGAACCAGAATGCGTGGGGGGCCATCGAAACCGACATGACGTTGTAACTATCGCTTTTCAGGGGAAAGATACCACTCGACGTCTTGACCACTTTCGTCCAGACATAATAGGAAGCGTTTTCGCCTGGAATATTGGACGGATAATGTACGGGCGTTGTTATTACTGTTCCCGGGTCTTCCGATTTTAGGAGGACCGTATACAGTATGAACACTAATATTACGATAGCCAGCAGGGCAACGATTCGAAAAACCGGCTTTTTACCGAAAAATTTCTTAATATCCATACTATCACGAGACGCCAGCAGTCTGAATAAGGCCATTACAGGATATGGGCTTCCACAGGTAAATATTATCCTTCAGGTAATTATTAGCCGACCTTATATGATTACTGTTGTCCGAACTGCCCAAAAAAGCAGCGACAAACGCTCGGATGATAACGAGATGTCCTGCGTTTAAATCGCAGCGGGCCCATCATACATCTGGGGTATATGATAGCTCGAAAATCAGTTTTTTCTCATATTAATTAGCGAATATAAATTTATTCGATGGCTGGCAGCATGACCACGAACTTAGCGACCCATATGTTATCAGTGTTAATCGTGTAATGGTTTGCTATTCTAATGATTAATATATTAGTAATATTTATATTATAATTATGATATTAATATATTTAGCCTTAAATGGTTAACGATACACAGTCCACCCACCAAACGACAACTGACTACCAGTTTTAACACGAAGCGGCCAGTCACGGCGGGATCGCTAACCATCCTGAAGGGTCACAAAACAAGCCGGCCATGTCTCTGTTTTACCACCAGGACGTGATGGCCATGATATCACAAGGACAATGGAGGAACTACGATGAAGAAACTATGTGCGATGTTCGTCATCGCTATCATGCTACTTGCCGTCTTTCCGACGGCCGTCCTGCCATCAAGCGCAGCGGGGCCGCAGAAGACGGCGTTGACCATCAACACCCCGACCAACGTTTACTCCAAGCAGGCGTTCGCCATCACCGGCAAGCTCATTGCCGGCGCTGGCACGGGCGTTAGCGACATGTCGATCACCATACAAAAATCCACGAACGGCAAAACCTGGACCACCGTGGGTAACAGCGTAACCGACGCCGATGGGTACTACACGGTATCGACGAGCGAGGGCACCAGCGGGGTATACCTGTACCGGGCCTCGTTCGCGGGCAACAAGCTGTACAAGGCCGTGACATCGGCCCGAGTCAAAGTAGCCGTGGACTCCACGATCTTCACGGGTCTCACTCTTACCGCCTCGCCCGATACGATCTACCCGGGCGATTCGGTTAGTGCCGTAGCATGTTTGATGGACGGGACGGGTAATCCCATATCAGGAAAGTAT from Dehalobacter sp. encodes the following:
- the rmuC gene encoding DNA recombination protein RmuC gives rise to the protein MDLVSGIFIIIAFIVGFFIATSLFWAFIKKKDQEIKALAGELKTESEQKAAAIEKSNNVTRLENEVKEKIDYISTLERENSSLKTKIETEDEKLTQVNNAKQLLIEAFKALSADALRSNNQEFLVLAKSTLDAYQVSAKGDLELKQKAIDDLVKPIKDSLGKIDEKISQDVENRRVLNASLSEQIRSLASSESQLLTETANLAKALRKPTVRGQWGEVQLKRTVELSGMVKHCDFNEQVPIRNVDCDLRPDLIVYLPNNKSIIVDSKTPLSAYLEAIEAKDEDEKVMKLDEHASQVKTHVNQLSSKSYWNQLECTPEFVVMFLPGESIFSAALERDPTLIEYGVNNHVIIATPTTLIALLKAVAYGWKQEDIAKNSKEISELGKDLYSKLRIFSDHLIKVGKNLDKAVESYNDAIGSLEMRLLSTARKFKDLEVSVEKEIEETKQIDHRTRVIQSEELIADGGDSNLKKDLSKKD